The DNA window GGTCGGTGACCTCGTTCGTGGGCACCAGGCCCTCGATGCCCTCGCGCAGGCGGACGAACACGCCGTACTCGCAGAGGCTGACCACGAGGGACTCCTCCACGACCTTCCCGGGCGGGAACTCGGCGAGCATCGTCGGCCAGGGATCGTCCCAGAGCTGCTTGATGCCGAGGGAGACCTTCTTCTCGTCGTGGTTGATCGAGAGGATGATCGCCTCGACCTCATCACCCTTGTGATAGAGGTCGCTCGGGTTGTTGACCCGCACCGTCCACGAGAGATCGCTCTTGTGGACCATGCCGTCGACGCCCTCTTCGATCCCGACGAACACACCGTAGTCGGTGAGCGAACGGACCTTGCCCGCGATCTTGTCGCCGGGGTGGTACTTGTCCGTGAAGAGCATCCAGGGATCGGGCTCGAGCTGCTTGAGACCGAGGCTGATGCGCTTCGCGCGTGCGTCGACCTCGAGTACCTGGCACTCGATCTCCTGGCCGACCTCGAGGAGCTTCGACGGGTGCTTGACCTTCTTGGTCCAGCTCATCTCGCTCACGTGGATCAGGCCCTCGATGCCCGGCTCCAGCTCCACGAAGGCGCCGTAGTCGGTGATCGACATGACCTTGCCGCGAACCTTCTTGCCGGCCGGGTAGGCCTCCTCGGCGTGGTTCCACGGATCCTCCTGGGTCTGCTTCAGGCCCAGGGAGACGCGCTCGGTGTCGGGGTTGTACTTGAGGACCTTGACGGTGACCTCGTCGCCAACCTGGAACACCTCGTTGGGGTGGTTGACCCGACCCCAGGACATGTCGGTGATGTGCAGGAGGCCATCGATACCGCCGAGATCGACGAAGGCGCCGTACTCGGTGATGTTCTTGATGGTCCCCTTGACGACCATGCCCTCG is part of the Chondromyces crocatus genome and encodes:
- a CDS encoding 30S ribosomal protein S1; protein product: MTSNVIMEEASSGMDSFASLFEQSVEGGDFAREGEIIAGTVVAVNRDSVVVDIGGKSEGVIPLREFADAGGQSAVKAGDKVDVYIESRENDDGLVTLSKEKADKMKVWDEISNACEADELIEGTISQRVKGGLSVTIKGGVKAFLPGSQVDLRPIRNLDKLIGQTYKFKVIKFNKKRGNIVLSRRVLLERERDEMKQKTLETLTEGMVVKGTIKNITEYGAFVDLGGIDGLLHITDMSWGRVNHPNEVFQVGDEVTVKVLKYNPDTERVSLGLKQTQEDPWNHAEEAYPAGKKVRGKVMSITDYGAFVELEPGIEGLIHVSEMSWTKKVKHPSKLLEVGQEIECQVLEVDARAKRISLGLKQLEPDPWMLFTDKYHPGDKIAGKVRSLTDYGVFVGIEEGVDGMVHKSDLSWTVRVNNPSDLYHKGDEVEAIILSINHDEKKVSLGIKQLWDDPWPTMLAEFPPGKVVEESLVVSLCEYGVFVRLREGIEGLVPTNEVTDPEGGKLKVGDKAKVEVSSLDTVDRRLFATMKNIGMERPAPQPRQQQKRKEEGEEKPVAGTIGDLIKEKLGAKLDLK